Proteins from one Streptomyces sp. NBC_00390 genomic window:
- a CDS encoding DUF2550 domain-containing protein, which yields MVLALLVSCLVVALVVIGLFVFGLRRRLIQRSGGTFDCSLRWNVPEKTDLSGKGWVYGVARYSGDRIEWFRVFSYAPRPRRGLERSAIEVLARRSPEGEEELALLSDAIVLGCLHRGTRLELAMSEDALTGFLAWLEAAPPGQRVNVA from the coding sequence ATGGTCCTCGCTCTGCTTGTGAGCTGCCTGGTCGTCGCACTGGTAGTGATCGGGTTGTTCGTCTTCGGGCTCCGCAGACGGCTGATCCAGCGCTCGGGCGGCACCTTCGACTGCAGCCTGCGCTGGAACGTGCCGGAGAAGACCGATCTCTCCGGCAAAGGCTGGGTCTACGGAGTCGCCCGCTACAGCGGCGACCGGATCGAGTGGTTCCGGGTCTTCTCGTACGCTCCCCGCCCGCGCCGTGGCCTCGAGCGCTCGGCGATCGAGGTGCTCGCGCGCCGCAGTCCCGAGGGTGAGGAGGAGCTGGCCCTGCTCTCCGACGCGATCGTGCTCGGCTGCCTGCACCGCGGCACCCGCCTGGAGCTGGCGATGAGCGAGGACGCGCTGACCGGCTTTCTCGCCTGGCTGGAAGCGGCACCTCCCGGCCAACGAGTCAATGTCGCCTGA
- a CDS encoding F0F1 ATP synthase subunit epsilon, whose translation MAAELHVELVAADRQVWSGEATLVVARTTSGDIGVMPGHQPLLGVLESGPVTIRTTSDDGARTVVAAVHGGFISFADNKLSLLAEIAELADEIDVQRAERALERAKSDADGAAERRADVRLRAVAVH comes from the coding sequence TTGGCTGCTGAGCTGCACGTCGAGCTGGTCGCCGCCGACCGGCAGGTCTGGTCCGGCGAGGCCACCCTGGTCGTCGCGCGCACCACGTCCGGCGACATCGGCGTCATGCCCGGTCACCAGCCGCTGCTCGGTGTGCTGGAGTCGGGCCCGGTGACCATCCGTACGACCTCCGATGACGGGGCGAGGACTGTCGTCGCCGCGGTGCACGGCGGTTTCATCTCGTTCGCGGACAACAAGCTGTCGCTGCTTGCGGAGATCGCCGAGCTGGCGGACGAGATCGATGTCCAGCGCGCCGAGCGTGCGCTGGAGCGTGCCAAGTCGGACGCGGACGGTGCCGCCGAGCGTCGTGCCGATGTCCGGCTGCGTGCGGTGGCGGTGCACTAG
- a CDS encoding response regulator transcription factor, producing the protein MTSPAVPPHEPGRDGPHTISVLVAEDQSAVRAGLVLILRSAADIEVVGEAADGEEAVRLARELRPDLVLMDVQMPKLDGVSATRQVTAERLADVLVLTTFDLDEYVFGALRAGASGFLLKNTEAKDLLDAVRTVARGEGLIAPAVTRRLIAEFASAAPVRPADAPDPAVLDALTRREREVLSCLGAGLSNAEIAGRLSMAETTVKTHVSRLLGKLELRSRVQAAVLAQELGV; encoded by the coding sequence ATGACGTCCCCCGCAGTTCCGCCGCACGAGCCCGGCAGGGACGGCCCGCACACCATCAGCGTGCTGGTGGCCGAGGACCAGAGCGCCGTGCGCGCGGGTCTGGTCCTGATCCTGCGCAGCGCTGCGGACATCGAGGTGGTCGGCGAAGCCGCGGACGGCGAGGAGGCGGTACGGCTGGCCCGTGAGCTGCGCCCCGATCTGGTGCTGATGGATGTGCAGATGCCGAAGCTGGACGGGGTCTCGGCGACCCGGCAGGTGACGGCCGAGCGGCTGGCGGACGTGCTCGTACTGACGACGTTCGATCTCGACGAGTACGTCTTCGGGGCGCTGCGGGCCGGGGCCTCCGGCTTTCTGCTGAAGAACACCGAAGCGAAGGATCTGCTCGATGCGGTGCGCACGGTGGCGCGCGGCGAAGGGCTGATCGCGCCCGCCGTGACGCGCAGGCTGATCGCGGAGTTCGCCTCGGCCGCACCGGTACGGCCGGCGGACGCGCCGGACCCGGCCGTTCTCGATGCGCTGACGCGACGGGAGCGCGAGGTGCTCTCGTGTCTCGGCGCGGGGCTGTCGAACGCCGAGATCGCCGGCCGGCTGTCGATGGCGGAGACCACGGTGAAGACGCACGTCAGCCGTCTGCTGGGGAAGCTGGAGCTGCGCAGCCGGGTCCAAGCAGCCGTGCTGGCCCAGGAGTTGGGGGTCTGA
- a CDS encoding metallophosphoesterase family protein, which yields MAGSHGGTGRLLAISDLHTAYRDNRAIVEGLQPDSPSDWLLVAGDVGEHIDDIERTLALLAERYDTVVWTPGNHELWTPRADPVQLRGQERYEHLVAICRRLGVITPEDPYPVWHGEGGPVVIAPLFVLYDYSFHAPGTSTKEESLAAAYRAGVVCSDEFLLHPDPYPSRDAWCRARLEITEARLAQCDPALPTVLVNHFPLTRHPTEVLRYPEFAQWCGTVGTADWHRRFRAVTVVYGHLHIPRTMWADGVRFEEVSVGYPREWKERPASVRAPRVILPVPDQA from the coding sequence ATGGCTGGATCACACGGGGGAACGGGCCGGCTGCTCGCGATCAGCGACCTTCATACGGCCTATCGGGACAATCGCGCGATCGTGGAAGGTCTGCAGCCGGACTCGCCCTCGGACTGGCTGCTCGTCGCCGGCGACGTCGGAGAACACATCGACGACATCGAACGGACGCTGGCCCTGCTCGCCGAGCGGTACGACACGGTGGTGTGGACGCCCGGCAACCACGAACTGTGGACACCCCGCGCCGATCCGGTCCAGTTACGCGGCCAGGAGCGGTACGAGCACCTGGTGGCGATCTGCCGCCGCCTCGGCGTCATCACCCCGGAGGATCCGTATCCGGTGTGGCACGGCGAGGGCGGCCCGGTCGTGATCGCCCCGCTCTTCGTGCTGTACGACTACAGCTTCCACGCGCCCGGCACCTCCACGAAGGAGGAGTCTTTGGCGGCCGCGTACCGCGCGGGTGTGGTGTGCAGCGACGAGTTCCTGCTGCACCCGGACCCGTATCCGAGCCGGGACGCCTGGTGCCGGGCCAGGCTGGAGATCACCGAGGCACGGCTGGCGCAGTGCGATCCGGCGCTGCCGACCGTGCTGGTCAACCACTTCCCGCTGACACGACACCCCACCGAGGTATTGCGCTACCCGGAGTTCGCGCAGTGGTGCGGCACCGTCGGCACCGCCGACTGGCATCGCAGATTCCGTGCGGTCACCGTCGTCTACGGGCATCTGCACATCCCGCGGACGATGTGGGCCGACGGGGTGCGGTTCGAGGAGGTGTCGGTGGGCTATCCGCGGGAGTGGAAGGAGCGGCCGGCGTCGGTGCGCGCGCCCCGGGTCATCCTGCCCGTGCCCGACCAGGCATGA
- a CDS encoding glycosyl hydrolase family 18 protein, producing the protein MSTSTPRTRRRFRSRATAGLTALLLPLAAMVGLATPAQAATSATATYTKVQDWGTGFEGKWTVKNTGTTSIASWTVEWDFPSGTSVTSAWDADVTSAGTHWTAKNKSWNGTLAPGASVSFGFNGAGPGSPGNCKINGGSCDGGSVPGDNPPSAPGTPSASNITNTAVTLSWTAATDDKGIKNYDVLRDGTTVATVTGLTYTNTGLTAGTDYSYTVRARDTADQTGPVSGARAVRTTGGGTDPGPGPGGKVKLGYFTEWGVYGRNYHVKNLVTSGSASKITHINYAFGNVSGGRCTIGDAYADYDKAYTADQSVDGVADTWDQPLRGNFNQLRKLKAKYPHIKVLWSFGGWTWSGGFGQAAANPTAFAQSCYDLVEDPRWADVFDGIDLDWEYPNACGLSCDASGPAAFKNMMQAMRAKFGTNNLVTAAVTADASSGGKIDAADYGGAAQYVNWYNVMTYDFFGAWAAQGPTAPHSPLTSYPGIPQAGFNSAEAIAKFKAKGVPSSKLLLGIGFYGRGWTGVTQAAPGGTATGPAAGTYEQGIEDYKVLKNTCPATGTIAGTAYAKCGSNWWSYDTPATVGSKMSWANGQGLGGAFFWEFSGDTANGELVSAINSGLG; encoded by the coding sequence TTGAGTACGAGTACCCCCCGCACCAGACGCAGATTCCGATCCAGAGCGACGGCGGGACTCACCGCCCTGCTGCTCCCCCTGGCCGCCATGGTCGGCCTCGCCACGCCGGCCCAGGCGGCCACGTCCGCGACCGCCACCTACACCAAGGTCCAGGACTGGGGCACCGGCTTCGAGGGCAAGTGGACGGTGAAGAACACCGGCACCACCTCGATCGCCTCCTGGACCGTGGAGTGGGACTTCCCCTCCGGGACGTCCGTCACCTCCGCCTGGGACGCCGACGTCACCAGCGCCGGCACCCACTGGACGGCCAAGAACAAGAGCTGGAACGGCACGCTGGCCCCCGGCGCCTCCGTCTCGTTCGGCTTCAACGGCGCAGGCCCCGGCTCGCCGGGCAACTGCAAGATCAACGGCGGCTCCTGCGACGGCGGCAGCGTCCCCGGGGACAACCCGCCCTCCGCCCCCGGCACCCCGTCCGCGAGCAACATCACCAACACCGCGGTGACGCTGAGCTGGACCGCGGCCACCGACGACAAGGGCATCAAGAACTACGACGTCCTGCGCGACGGCACCACGGTCGCGACCGTCACCGGGCTCACGTACACCAACACGGGGCTGACCGCCGGCACCGACTACTCGTACACCGTGCGGGCGCGTGACACCGCCGACCAGACCGGACCCGTCAGCGGCGCGCGCGCCGTGCGGACCACCGGCGGCGGCACCGACCCGGGCCCCGGCCCCGGTGGCAAGGTCAAGCTGGGCTACTTCACCGAGTGGGGTGTCTACGGGCGCAACTACCACGTGAAGAACCTGGTGACCTCCGGCTCCGCGTCGAAGATCACGCACATCAACTACGCGTTTGGCAATGTCTCCGGCGGCCGCTGCACCATCGGTGACGCCTACGCCGACTACGACAAGGCGTACACCGCCGACCAGTCCGTCGACGGCGTCGCCGACACCTGGGACCAGCCGCTGCGCGGCAACTTCAACCAGCTGCGCAAGCTGAAGGCCAAGTACCCGCACATCAAGGTCCTCTGGTCGTTCGGCGGCTGGACCTGGTCCGGCGGCTTCGGCCAGGCGGCCGCCAACCCGACCGCCTTCGCGCAGTCCTGCTACGACCTGGTCGAGGACCCCCGCTGGGCCGATGTCTTCGACGGCATCGACCTGGACTGGGAGTACCCGAACGCCTGCGGTCTGTCCTGCGACGCCAGCGGCCCCGCCGCGTTCAAGAACATGATGCAGGCCATGCGCGCCAAGTTCGGTACGAACAACCTCGTCACGGCGGCCGTCACGGCCGACGCGTCGTCCGGCGGCAAGATCGACGCCGCCGACTACGGGGGCGCCGCGCAGTACGTCAACTGGTACAACGTGATGACGTACGACTTCTTCGGCGCCTGGGCGGCGCAGGGCCCGACGGCTCCGCACTCCCCGCTCACCTCGTACCCGGGCATCCCGCAGGCAGGCTTCAACTCCGCCGAGGCGATCGCCAAGTTCAAGGCGAAGGGCGTGCCCTCGTCGAAGCTGCTGCTGGGCATCGGCTTCTACGGGCGCGGCTGGACCGGCGTGACGCAGGCGGCACCCGGCGGTACCGCGACCGGCCCGGCCGCCGGTACCTACGAGCAGGGCATCGAGGACTACAAGGTCCTCAAGAACACCTGCCCGGCCACCGGGACGATCGCCGGCACCGCGTACGCCAAGTGCGGCAGCAACTGGTGGAGCTACGACACCCCGGCCACCGTCGGCTCCAAGATGAGCTGGGCGAACGGCCAGGGCCTGGGAGGCGCGTTCTTCTGGGAGTTCAGCGGCGACACGGCGAACGGAGAGCTGGTCAGCGCGATCAACAGCGGGCTGGGATAG